The Mucilaginibacter gracilis genomic interval GCCGGCGTAATAGGGCAATAATACAGTTTGAAATATATTAAATAGGCCGTCTCACTTCACTGTGAGACGGCCTATTTTTTTTGAAATGATTAACAGGTAAATTATCCTGCTATTTTATCCAGCTCATCTAAATCTGTAACCGAAAGTATAAGCTCGCCAGCCTTCATATTGTCTTCCAAATGGGCTACGCTTGATGTGCCCGGTATCAGCAAAATATTTGGTGCGTGTTGTAAAAGCCAGTTTAATGCTACCTGGTGAGTGGTGGCATTATGCCTGTCGGCAACTTTTTGTATGGCCTCAAGGCCTTTAACATTACCTGCATTTAGCGGGAACCAGGGTATAAAGGCTATATCGTTATCTTTACAATACTGCAACTCGGTTTCCCATTTGCGGTTATCAACGCTATACATGTTTTGTACCGATACCACTTTAAAAAACTCCTGGGCCAGCTTAATATCGGCAATGTGCACTTCGGATAGGCCAATATGCTTAATTTTACCTTCTTCCTGTGCTTTTTGCAAAAAGGCAAAAGTTTCCTCCGCCGGTACTTCGGGGTCTATCCTATGAAGCTGATAGAGGTCTATCCGTTCAACGTTAAGGCGTTTTAAACTACCTTCTAAAGCTTCTTTTAAATGTTCGGGTTTGCCGTTAATGGGCCATTCGTTGGGGCCGGTACGTTCTAAACCGCCTTTTGTGGCAATAACAAGGCCTGGTGTATAAGGTTGCAAAGCTTCGGCAATCAATTCTTCCGAAATATATGGGCCATAGCTATCGGCAGTATCAATAAAGTTTACGCCAAGTTCAACGGCAC includes:
- a CDS encoding aldo/keto reductase is translated as MSTTTFKKTFAIGNDLIVNRLGYGAMRITGEGIWGPPKDKAEAIRVLKRAVELGVNFIDTADSYGPYISEELIAEALQPYTPGLVIATKGGLERTGPNEWPINGKPEHLKEALEGSLKRLNVERIDLYQLHRIDPEVPAEETFAFLQKAQEEGKIKHIGLSEVHIADIKLAQEFFKVVSVQNMYSVDNRKWETELQYCKDNDIAFIPWFPLNAGNVKGLEAIQKVADRHNATTHQVALNWLLQHAPNILLIPGTSSVAHLEDNMKAGELILSVTDLDELDKIAG